From Ramlibacter tataouinensis, the proteins below share one genomic window:
- a CDS encoding response regulator has product MTRNILIVEDSQVDRARLEKLLSGAGYMVSTAENGEQAIAAVKRNKPDAVLMDVNMPGMDGFAATRALRGDASTKDIPVVLVTAKDQKADKAWGQMLGAKGYVTKPYTDDQLLAQVRAL; this is encoded by the coding sequence TGAAGACAGCCAGGTCGACCGTGCCCGGCTCGAGAAGCTGCTGTCCGGCGCCGGCTACATGGTCAGCACCGCGGAGAACGGCGAGCAGGCGATCGCCGCGGTCAAGCGCAACAAGCCCGATGCGGTCCTGATGGACGTGAACATGCCCGGCATGGACGGCTTCGCCGCCACCCGCGCGCTGCGCGGCGACGCCAGCACCAAGGACATCCCGGTCGTGCTGGTCACCGCCAAGGACCAGAAGGCCGACAAGGCCTGGGGCCAGATGCTGGGTGCCAAGGGCTATGTGACCAAGCCCTACACCGACGACCAACTGCTCGCCCAGGTGCGGGCGCTCTGA
- a CDS encoding response regulator yields the protein MARKILIVDDALVDRQNLERILSGAGHVVLQAESGEEALASARAHRPDVILMDVNMPDLDGFATTRRLKSDGATKDIPVVFVTGKNQKADLAWGRMLGARGYVAKPYTREDILAQLEG from the coding sequence ATGGCGCGCAAGATCCTCATCGTCGACGACGCGCTGGTGGACCGCCAGAACCTGGAGCGCATCCTGTCCGGCGCCGGCCATGTCGTGCTGCAGGCCGAGTCCGGCGAGGAGGCGCTGGCGAGCGCCCGCGCCCACCGGCCGGACGTGATCCTGATGGACGTGAACATGCCGGACCTCGACGGCTTTGCCACCACCCGCCGCCTGAAGTCCGACGGCGCGACCAAGGACATCCCGGTGGTGTTCGTCACCGGCAAGAACCAGAAGGCCGACCTCGCGTGGGGACGCATGCTGGGCGCGCGCGGCTATGTCGCCAAGCCCTACACGCGCGAGGACATCCTCGCCCAGCTCGAGGGCTGA